The sequence TCAGGATCTTGGTCCAAAAGGCAATCTGTCCGGTGTGGTAGGCAAAATGCTCCACAGCATGGATGACATTGCCTACGCCCGAATAATGATAGCCTTGAACGGTATATTTGGTCTCCAGGCTATTTTGATCCAGGCTTTGCAATAAATCCACACACTGGCCCACGGTGGCAGTTAACTTTTCGATCAGGGCTTGCTTATTCATGATTTTGCTGGCACTAAATTCAGCATCCCGGTCCCGCTCATCCTTGCGCTTGCCCAAAGCGGACAACAAATACTGCGTCAAGTTTCCACAAAGGTGCAAGACCAAATTCCCCATGCTGTTAGAGGCTTCATTGGGCTTTTCCCATACTTCATCTTCTGACAACCACTCCAAGCAACTAACGATCTTAGCGTTATTTTCCTCCAACCGAAATACAGCATGCTTGATGGTCTCTATTACCAATTTGTTATTTTCCATGGTTTTTAATCGTTTTGAGTTGTCTAAAGTGTTATTTTCTAGTAGCTCATCCTATATTTCATCGTTCCATTGATCCTTAAGCACCACTAACGTCATGCAAAACTTAACCCTTGTCAGCTGCTTATTGTTGTTAACTTTTTCATGTAAACAGCAGCGTACCGATGCTCCTGAAAAGCAATGGTACAAAGGCAACCTCCACACCCATTCTTACTGGAGTGACGGTGATGATTATCCCGAAATGATCATGGACTGGTACAAATCCCACGACTACGACTTCATCGTCCTCTCAGATCACAATGTACTGGCAAAAGGGGAGAAGTGGAAACGCATTCCAAAATCTCCTGTTCATGAAGGTGCTTTTGAGAAGTATTTAGAGCAGTTTGGGGAAGCATGGGTGGAGCACAGGGAGGACAGCGCTGGCAGGACAGAAGTGCGGCTAAAAACCTTGGAGGAATACCGGCCTCTTTTTGAGGAGGAAGGAAAATTTCTCATCATCCAATCGGAGGAAATCAGTGACAGCTTCGAGCAAAAACCGCTTCACATGAACGTGACAAATATCCAGCAAAAGATCGAGCCACAAGGGGGCACATCCGTAGCAGATGTCTTGCAGCGAAACCTGGACAAGGTAAAAGCACAGCGGACAGAAACCGGTGTTTCTATGTTTTTGCACATCAATCACCCCAACTTCGTCTGGGCCATTTCTCCGGAAGACATCATCCAGCTGGAGGGAGAACGCTTCTTTGAGGTGTACAATGGCCACCCGTTGGTGCACAACTACGGGGATTCCTTGCGCCCCAGCATGGAGGCACTTTGGGACAAGGTGCAAGTCGCTTATCGCCAAGACGGAAAGCCCTTACTTTACGGCTTAGCGGTGGATGATGCCCACAATTACCATGTGTTTAACGAAAAAAGCAGCAATCCCGGCCGTGGCTGGGTGATGGTAAAAGCCAAGGACCTTTCAGCAGCCGCGTTGATCGAAGCCATGGAAGCGGGGGAATTTTATGCCTCTACGGGCGTCACGTTGGATGCGGTCCAGTTTGATGGCCAGCAGCTGGAAGTCCGTGTGGCAGCAGAGGAAGGAATTGCCTATACCATTCAGTTTTTTGGCACTAAAAAAACTACTCCTGAAAAATATGGAATGCTTCTGCATGAGGTGAAGGGCACCCGTGGTACCTACAAGCTTCAGGAAGATGATCTGTACGTCAGGGCAAAAGTGATCTCCTCCAAACCCAAGCAAAATCCCTATCAAATCGGGGACAAAGAGGTGGCCTGGACCCAGCCGGTAGTAAAGAGATAAGGCAGGAAAGACGTAAAAATAGCGCCTACTTTCCCACTTAAGCTTGACCTAACACTTAAGCCTACCTGCCCGCCAATTGCCTAAACACCTCCAAATACTGCTCGGTGACATGGTCCCAATCGTACTTCTGGGTAAGCCCCTGACGGGAGGTTTGGCGGAGCTGAAGCATCGCTTCTGGGCTGCTTTCAGCCTTCTCCACCACTGCGACGATATCTTCCGTATCTTTCTGAAAATACCAGCCATGTTTCCCCTGCTGGAGCATTTCTTGATTAAAAGGCGTGTCCAGTGCGAGGATGGCACAGTCATAGCCCAATGCCTTGAGCATGGCAGGGTTGGTTCCCCCGTATTCATGCCCGTGGAAATAGGCATAACAGTTCCGGTACAGCGCTGCCAATTCCTGTTGGTCTTTGACATATCCTGTAAAAAGTAGCCGGTCATCGGGGATATTTTTGAGCCTTTCGGCAAATTCATCCTTGTAGGGAACGTCACCTACGACTACCAGTTTCCGCTTACTGGCAGATTTGGTGAAGCCTTCGATGATCAAATCGGCATTGTTATCGGGAATTAGCCGGCCGACGATCAGGTAATAACCTTCCTTTTCCAACTGCCATTTTTGGATCAGGGCAGGATCCGCCTGCAATCCCGGGTTGGAGCCGTAAGCAATGACTTTGGAAGGGGCTTGGAAGAGTTCTTGATAGACCCGCTGCATCTCGTCGGAGTCATTGATCAACTGGTCATAAAATTTCGTGGCCATCTTGGACGCCCAATAAAAGTACTTGCCGCCGATGCCTTTCCACTTTGGGCGGAGCCATTCCAGGCCGTCCACATTGATGGCAGTAGGTTTACGCATCATTCGGGAGATCAGCCCAAATGGGCCATTGCCGCTGTTGACCACAAAGATCACATCTGCACTGGAAAAGCAAGCATGGATCATACAGAAAAATGAATGGGTCAGCTGCGTAAAGCTCTTGGACTCGATGGCGGGCATATAGACCAAGTCGATGCCATTTACCTGCGGTGGCCGCTCCTTGAACAGGGACCGGTGACAGTAAACGGTCACCCGAACATTCTTTTTTACCAATCTTTCACACAGCTCCTTCACCATGGTATCGTACCCTCCATACACATAGGGATACCCCTTGGCTCCGAAAATGGCGACGTGAAGTGGTTTGTTTTGCATGTTCTTTGGCTTGGAAAATTTTAAGATTGAAAGATTGTTATATTGGTCAAAACACTCAAATCTTGTTACTTTATGGTTGGTCCACTGATTACACTAATTTTTTGCGTGTTACTGGTCACTGCTGGAAGGTCCACAGTCCACTGACGGTTCCAGTACTTCCAACCTCTTGGTTCTTTACTCTTTACTCTTGATTCTTTACTCTTGGTTCTTCACATTCATAACTTCCCTAAATACTTTTCCCATATTTTCCTTATAGGCTTCGATGGAGAAATGCTCGATCACTCTTTCCTGCCCTGCCTGCCCCATGGAATGCCGTTTGGAAGGGGATTCGATCAGCTCATCAAATGCAAGGGATGCTTTTTCTGCCTCATCCCAAGGCACCAAGTATCCCGTCTCACCATCGATGACCATTTCGGTAGCCCCGCCATGGGCAGTAGCGATGACCGGTTTGGCAGCGGCCATGGCCTCCAGCACAGTGGTGGGAAGAGGGTCGGGAAGGACAGAAGGCAGCATAAAGATGTCCAGTCCGCTCATGATCTTGGGGATATCTGTACGGTAGCCCAAGTTGGAAACTTTATCGGTCAAGCCATTGGCTTCCACCTTGGCATTGATTTCATCATAGAGATATTCGTAGCCCTCAAAAGCATCCCCTACCATGACGAAGTGAAGATGGTCATGCCGCGCGGCCAAGGCTTTGGCGACGTCCAGAAAATAGGGCTGCCCTTTCCAGAAATGTACCCGGGCGATCATCCCGATCAAAATGGTGTCCTTAGCAATCCCTAACTCGGCCTTCAGGTCGTAATGCGCTTCCTTGAAGGGAAGGTAGTCGATGCCGTTGTAAACCAGCTTCATCATATAAGCTGGTACATTGGGTTTCATGTTTTCAATTACTGCCTGGGAAACACAAAGGGCTAAATCCCCCGTATAGGTGACATACTTTTCGATAAATTTCTTGAACCAAGTTGGAGTGACTATAATTTCATGTATGTGCCAAATATGCCTCAGCCTTTTCTTTTTGGCTAACCAAGCACCTATCCAAACAGCAGCAGTATTGGAATAAACTAGCGATACGTTTTCTTTCTTGATTAATTTTGACAGTGCACCATTCGCCTTGTAAAGGCATTTTAATCGATTCAGGAGACCTTTTGGATTCATGTACTTCCGCCTCATAATGCCTAGTTTGACAATGGACACGGCGGTTCCTTTTTCCCTCAGCATAGCAGCTAATGGTCCTTCATCTGATAAGACAACGATGGATTGAAATCCACTTGCTTCTAGGGCATCTACCGTTCTGAACACACATCTACTTGCCCCGTACAGATCTGATGAACTGTGTAAGATCAAAGCAGTTTTCTTATTGATCATTTGCTGTTTTACCTGCTGATTTTTGCTCAAATCTAGTTTTTAAAAGTTTTGCGGGATTACCACCTACAATGGAGTAAGGCGGCACGTCTTTGGTCACCACACTTCCGGCAGCCACCACTGATCCTTTACCGACCGTTACTCCTGCCAAAATTATGGAATTACTGGCAATCCAACAATCATCCTCTATCTTGGCAAAGGACCTGGTCACCCCCTGTTCGATCATCGGGCTTTCGGTATCGTCAAAATTATGGTTCTCGGAATAAATGCTAACTCTGGGGGACATCATCACGTTATCACCGATCTCAATGTACCCCGAACATCCGATATAGGCATATGGGCCAATGCTGGAGTTGTTTCCGACTTTTAACCCCACTCCGGCTTCACCGCCGTAGAGATTGGTAGGCCGGATAATGGCATAACTCCCCACGGTCACTTTATCCCCAAATACAATGCCTTTTTGGGATAGACAATTGATCTCACAATTATCCTGGGCGATAAAATTCTTGCCTACAGACAGGTAGCGGGCTTGCCGGATCGTCACTCTTTTGCCGATCAGTAGCATTCCCTCGGAGGACTTAAACCACAACCTGCGGAAACACCCCCTAATAAACCATCCACTCATACGCCATAAGACTCCAAGAGTAGATAGACTGTCCCAATTCTCATCAAACCTGTCCGACAAGTCTATTCCTGTGAGGTTAGTAAGGGTTCGTTGGATAAAATTTGCCATGATGCTCCATTATACGACTTTTCCCACTACTGAAATAGGAGTGTTACTTTCTATAAATCACAAAAATGGTTAATTTTAATGATATGATTGATTTTTAACCATTAAACTTACACATGGCATGAAAAAATTAGGGCTTTTTATACTGATGATCCTTTGCTTGGGAACTGTGAGTTGTAGCAATGATGATGAACCAGACTTGATGCAAGTGCGAGAAGTAGCTTGGAACAGCATTGAAGAAGGAGAATTTGGCCGCGAATCGGTCGTTACCCCTTGGCAGGAGGCAGAGGTAAAAACCAAAGAGGGGAATTATGCAGTAACCTTCTATACCGAGCAAGACCTCTTACTCGGACCCATCATCGTGTTTGTCAATGGGGAGAGTTTAGAGGTTACCGGGCAAGCACCCAGGTATTGAGCAGGAATCTGTAAGATGGTAAAACGACGGGAATGTCTAATATTGTAGACATTCCCGTCGTTTAAGCGTAGACTTTTAATTAATTACGTCCGAGTAAAGGATTCGCTTCAGAAGGAAATTCGTCCAATTCTGCTCCTAAATCCCCTAAAGGGGACCTTCTTATTACCACTTCATAGAATAGGATGGTTTTAGGAAATGGAAAAAATCTTTTTCTTTAACCCTACTTTTAAGAGTAGGTCATACTTAATCGGACGACATCAACTTTTATGATACATCAATCTACTTTAATGAAAGTTTGGGGGCCTATACAGATACAATAGGCATTGGGTGGACATGTATCATTGCATGGTCCATAATCAAGGGTAAGCTCAGTACCTTGATTGGTGATTTCAAAAGTAATTTCTCTTGGCTCAACTGGTTCCGCAGGATCATAATCCACCAATTCTTCCATTGTACCGCACCCTGAAGGGTGATATAAATGTGCATAGCCTGACCCATCAAGAATCAATTTATCCCCCGATCTGGTATACGTCCCAGATGACATTCGATAATAACACGTCACTTCTCCACTTTCCGAATCACGACCCGTCACGCTATTTTCATAGGTGCCGTCTGCTCTGAAAATGAACGTTTCAACCGCATAATAATCTTCTCCTTCATTTGCCTCCTCATTGGAGTCTTCCCAAGTTCCCAGGACGATATTGGGATTATTATCTTCATCATCCTTACAGGACACGGACAAAACTAAAAAACAAACCAATAACAAATAAGATAATTTTTTCATGGTATAAAAGCTTAAAATTTGAAATGTTATACTCCCTGTACGTAAACCTAGCGTATAGTGCTACAGGAATCAATGGCATTATTGCCACTTATTTAAGTTCATGATCACTGAAGTAATGTACCTACGGCACATCGGATCATTCAAAGGGACCTTTCATAGTTACCAAGCTTAACCACCTACGGTGGAGGTTTGGGTATAGGGAGGCAAATAGTACCGTTTCCCACCACCATTCGTTACTATATCCACCTGTGCCATCGGCACAAAAGCTTGGTAACTTGAGGTCGGTTGATTTATCCACAATTGTGCCGGAGGTACAACACTATGCTCGAAGTACCTAGCTAAAGCAAGCTACTTACTCCTCAAAGCTGCACTCATTTTCTTCGGATTTCCATACCAATTCGATATCCGTCATCTCACTTACCTCGATGTCCAAGTCTTCCTGTGGCTCTCCTTCACAATTGAAAATTTTCTGGTCGATTAAACAATCTGGACAGCAAGAGGTGTTAAAATAATAAAAATCTCCTTCATAATATCCGCTGTGAATAGCGCTATATTTTCTATCGATTTCGGAAGATTCCATCTGAGCAATATATTCCTTCATCCATTCCAGTTCTTCCGTGGGGTTTTCTACACCACATGGAAAGGATACGGGTGTTTCCTCTTCCTTACAGGAAACCGATAAAACTAAAAAACAAGCCAAAAACAAATAGGATAATTTTTTCATGGTATAAAAGGTTAAAATTTGAAATGTTATACTGCCTGTACGTAAACTTAGCGTATAGTGCTACAGGAATCAATGGTTTTATTGCCACTTTTTTTTCTCGGCCAACGAAGTAATGAGCCTAAGGTGGATGGGTCGGTGAGAAGGAATGATATGGGGAGATAAATGCAGCAAGCACCTTTGACCATCAGCCTTTTATCCGCACTTGCCCGTTGCGTACTCGCCCTCTCATGCCCTGAGGGATGAAAGGCAGGTAACAGAGAGTAATGACTGTTCCTCATGTACCGGGGGTACAGCACTACAACATCCTTAAAAAACACTTCTCCAAGTCGTCTAAAAACCGCTGACCTCCAAAGCTCGCAAGTCGCTTATTCCCTTTTTCGATCAGGGATGTCCTTAGCGGAACGTCTTGTACTACGCGCCTCATCACTTCCGCAAAAGCATCTGCCGAGTGATCTCTAGGGTAGATCACGGCATCACCACCCACCTCCATCAAGGCGCCCTGCCGGGAGATAATCACGGGCAGCTGATAAGAAAATGCCTCTAGCACGGGCATCCCAAAGCCCTCACTACATGAAGGAAAGACATAAGCCGAAGCATGATGATAATAGCTTTCCAATACTTCTCGGCTTACAAAACCGGGCAGGATCACCTGTTCTTTTAAAGCTAATCGATCGATTTCTTGAAGCACATTTTCATAGTCATCCAAATCCCTCCGCGGTCCACGCTGACCTACCAAAACAAGCTTAAAATCTGGATAACCGCCCGCTTTCCGGAAGTGATCAAACGCTTGGATAAGGGTGACCAAATTTTTTCGCTTTTCCATCACCCCCACATGGAGAAAGTAGGGGGAGGCCAATGGAGATGGAACGTTAGATTCAGGTTTTGCCGCCACATTGGTAGCCGGATAAACCACATGAATGGGCAATTTGGGAAGGTCCAAATAGTGCTGAAGTTGCTTTTTTGAATATTCCGTGATGGTGACCACTTCTGCATTGGTACGAAGTGAAAATGACAGTAGTCCCAGAAAATACTTTCGCCAGTGGGGATTATAATGGTCAGGATTTTCCCAAAAAAAGGCGTCATGAAGTACTGAAACCTTCACTCCCCGAGCCCACAATGGAGAAAGGATATCTGGAGAAAAGACCATGTCACTACGATGCCAATACGTCAAAATAGGCAACACCACTGCTTTCCGTAAAAAATAAAGTAACTGAAAGAGCAGGTTTTTCCATTTAGGGGTTTTGCCTTTAAAGAAAGTGCTGGACTTAAGGGAAGAGTACTTCGGGCTGATAATATAGTCAAAAGGCCCATCCTTCCCACTACGCTCAGTGGCTTCGATCAAGGATTCGGTATATGTCCGAATACCCGTCTGTGCTACATGGAGGTAATAGATATCGATGAGAATCCTCTTTTTCATGCCCGCATGCTCTTAATTGTGCTGGAGGATTAATTGTCTATTGTAAGCGGTTTCATTGTAGGTTTTAACACTCAGCCCTATCATCCACCAACTTACCCAAGATACAAAGGCATACAATTCAGCATTCGCCGTAAATAATGGAAGCAAAAGCCCCACTTTCACTGTTGCTGCGACGAAGGCAATTCTGGCCAAATGGGTATCCTTGGAATATCGAAAAGCTTGTATGGCCGTCCAAATTCCCGTGGCCAAGATGGCAATGTATAACAACATTCCCAATACCCCGAGCTGAACGCCAAATATCAGAAACTGGTTTTCACCTCCAATTCTTAATTCATCTGTCACACCAGAGGCATTACCACTTGTGGCCAATCCAGATCCTAGGGGAGCGATCACCATTTGGTTAAAGGCCTCTATCCAAGCTAAAAGGTGCCCCATGCTAGATGCATTTTCAAAAGTCAGGGTATCCACTACGAAGTAATAAAATTCATCTGAGGAAAAATAAACGACATATATAACAAAGCCCAATATCAGCATTAACCCAAATTTGATCAATCCATAAAGCCTAAAAATCATCGCAATAAAACAAAGCATGATAAAGAAAGAAGCGAAAGATGCCCGGGATGCAGCAAAAAACAAACTGCCCAAAGCACAGACCATAATTGAGATAAACAGCCAAGACTGCTCTCGCTTAGACGTCAAATACCCGATCAACCCCACCGAAAAGCCGATCAAACATGAACTGGCCAAATCCAAAGGATCCGAGAAAAACGATGCCAGTCTCATCCCTGCGGTTTGCGTTTCAAACGTCCAAGTTAATCCATAATTCCCAGAGGGCTCTACATCATTAATGACACGATTATATAGGGCATATCCCGAAATATGCTGAAAGTGGAGGTGGGTGATTTTTTCAAAAATATTTAACCCAAATGCACTAACAAAAATGACCATAATCAACATAAACATGGTTCTGAACTCTCCGTCCTTTAAAGTAGTGTTCCTGCCAAAGAAGTACATTAACCCCATAATCAGGACATTCTTAAAGTAGATCGCTTTCGTCGTGAAATCGGCTGTTCCAATAGGAAGGATCAAGAAAATTGCACAGAGTAAGTAAAAGAGGAGGAACAGTTTGTCGGTAATCCTTAGCCGGTATGCATCATCAAAAATATTCTTTCGGTATAGGATAAAGGAAAGCAATGCCAATAACAGCACCAGCTCCTTCATATATTTAAAAACATTGGTTAGCAGCACTGAAGTGGTCGCTTGATAGGTAATGCTCAAGATCACCGTATAGGCAGGAAGAAAAAGGATCATAAAAAAAATCACCCATTCCCATTTGCCTTTGAAAACAATTTGATAAATCGTCACCATCAGCAAGGGTATGATATAGATCAGTACAATTAAAAAAAGCACAACGCGTAAATATAAATTTAAACGATCAACATTTTAGCGATAAGCCGTCACTGAGGCCTTTTCCCAACGCCCTTAATTTCTCCATTCTACGTCGAACCAGAAAGTAAAGGGCATATAGGGCCAGTTTAGCCAACTGGACGGGCCAAGCTACCAGTCCATGGGGAAAGCGAACGTGGTTTCGCAATTGGAACAGTTGGTTTCGGGTATTGAGGTAATGGACCTTGGGGCTTAGGACACCTTCTTTTCCCTTCTTTTTGGCTTTGGAAGAAGCGCCTGCCTCGTGGTAGATGACAGCAGCGGGAACCACGGCCAGGCCATATCCATGTTTCCGCATCCTCAAGGACCAGTCCACGTCCTCAAAATACGCAAAATAGTGCTCATTTAGCAGGCCTACTTCCCGGATTACCTCCGCCCTTGCCAAGATGCAGCAGCCCGTGATCCAATCCGTGGGATAGGGGGAAGAAAGGGCTTGTTTTTGGGTAATGGAGGTAGATCCACCGGTCCACCTATGGTACCTGCCACCGGCATTCCATACCTTTTCCCTATCGTGAAGGTAATACATCAGGGGCTGAACGGCCGCCAGCTTAGCATTGCCCTTAAGCTCATCCATCAAGTACGTCAAAAAACCCGGAACCACTTCGGTGTCATTGTTCAGCAGCATGATATAGGGGATGTTTCTTTCTAAGGCGTGCTTGATGGCCACATTATTGCCTCCGGTAAAGCCTAAATTTTGATCGTTTAGGAGATAGGTATGTTGCGGAAATTCGGCTTGTAGCCGTGCTGCGGATCCATCTTCAGAAGCATTGTCGACCACGATCACTTCCGCATCTTCCATTTCAGCGACTTGCAGTGATTTCAGGCAGTTCTTGGTATGCCCATAACCGTTCCAATTTAGGACGATAATGGCCACAGAAGGTGTCGCTTTTCCCATGGCCATCCTTTAGTAGTTTGGCGAGGCCAATTTCCACCCACTTCCCTTGTTTACCGTGACCACTGCTTCCAGGTCCTCCGCAAAAAAACCAAGGCGATTGCCCAAGTTGGCCAGTAGCCGGTATCCCTTATGCGGGCCAGAGAGGTCGTACGTTCGATAGCTATACTTTTTGACCTTCACCTCAAAATCATCACTCAGCATCTCAAAATATTCCTTGATCTCTCCTGCACTGTACTCTTTCCAGTGATGACCATAAGTCACGCTGTGATGGATCATCTCTACGCCAATTCCCACTCCTCGAAAACCCAACAGATTCTTCAATGTCCTGACATAGCCCGGCAGGCTCAAGCTATTTGGTGTGGAAATATAGATCAATCCACCGTCCTTTACCATGCCGTGAATGGCCTTCCAGAAGTTGATGGGATTAAAGGTAATATGCTCCATGATCTCCGTAAAAAGCACGATATCATAATGCTCTTCCTTTCCCGCAGGCACGGTCAAGGTGCTCAAATCATCTTCAATGATGGGATTAAGGCCATGCTTGGCAGCACGTTCCTTCACAAAGGGCAGCGACCAAAAGGCTGATACATCCATGCTGTCCACCGCACACCCCAATTCCTTCGCCAGGACGGAGGTATGCAGGTAATGGCTGCCGATGTCGAGCACTTTCAACTGTTTATGTTCTGCCTTTTTTCGAAGAAAATCATACACCCGGCCAAACCGCTTGTGGTGCACCTCAAAATAGGACATGTCCCCTTCATTGCCCGTGGCTGTAATTTCACTTTTCAGGGCTGCAATAAAGGCCTCTTTTTCAATCAAACTCATCTTTAGTGTTTTACGAGGCTGTCTCATAAATAAATAATCCGTCATCACGAGCGGAGTGAAGTGATCTCGATGTGCTTGCATTGCACGTATGACGAGATTGCTTCCTCCGATATCCATCGGAATCGCAATGACGAGGACTTATGAGACAACCTCTTTTCTTTTATTTGGGTGTATTCGTAAATATTGCCCCCGGATGCCATTACGATTATGTTTTTTAAATTCAATCTCGGTACACCTGCGATTGGTGCGCGATGGGCATTGGGGCTTGGTGACGGCTTACCGGACACCTCCTGAACAGCATGCATCGAAAATTATTCCCTATTTCCTTGGCTTACGGGGCGAGGGCTACCGGGCATTTCCATAAAACCCTCTGATCAGCTCAGGGCACTTTTTCAGGATAATCCAGCAGGTGAAAAGGAAAACAAACAATTCACTCATCACCATGGCCACGCATAATCCTACCGTCCCAAACAGGCTGGTGGCCGCTACTGTGCTCAGCAGCATCACCGTCAACATGATCCAAGAAGCGTTAAACAAGAGGTATTTCTTGTTGGCTATCAACAGCAAAACGGTATTGCCGGCATTTAAGCTAGCAATCATCGGCACCAA comes from Echinicola vietnamensis DSM 17526 and encodes:
- a CDS encoding class I SAM-dependent methyltransferase; the protein is MSLIEKEAFIAALKSEITATGNEGDMSYFEVHHKRFGRVYDFLRKKAEHKQLKVLDIGSHYLHTSVLAKELGCAVDSMDVSAFWSLPFVKERAAKHGLNPIIEDDLSTLTVPAGKEEHYDIVLFTEIMEHITFNPINFWKAIHGMVKDGGLIYISTPNSLSLPGYVRTLKNLLGFRGVGIGVEMIHHSVTYGHHWKEYSAGEIKEYFEMLSDDFEVKVKKYSYRTYDLSGPHKGYRLLANLGNRLGFFAEDLEAVVTVNKGSGWKLASPNY
- a CDS encoding O-antigen ligase family protein, whose translation is MLFLIVLIYIIPLLMVTIYQIVFKGKWEWVIFFMILFLPAYTVILSITYQATTSVLLTNVFKYMKELVLLLALLSFILYRKNIFDDAYRLRITDKLFLLFYLLCAIFLILPIGTADFTTKAIYFKNVLIMGLMYFFGRNTTLKDGEFRTMFMLIMVIFVSAFGLNIFEKITHLHFQHISGYALYNRVINDVEPSGNYGLTWTFETQTAGMRLASFFSDPLDLASSCLIGFSVGLIGYLTSKREQSWLFISIMVCALGSLFFAASRASFASFFIMLCFIAMIFRLYGLIKFGLMLILGFVIYVVYFSSDEFYYFVVDTLTFENASSMGHLLAWIEAFNQMVIAPLGSGLATSGNASGVTDELRIGGENQFLIFGVQLGVLGMLLYIAILATGIWTAIQAFRYSKDTHLARIAFVAATVKVGLLLPLFTANAELYAFVSWVSWWMIGLSVKTYNETAYNRQLILQHN
- a CDS encoding acyltransferase, which gives rise to MANFIQRTLTNLTGIDLSDRFDENWDSLSTLGVLWRMSGWFIRGCFRRLWFKSSEGMLLIGKRVTIRQARYLSVGKNFIAQDNCEINCLSQKGIVFGDKVTVGSYAIIRPTNLYGGEAGVGLKVGNNSSIGPYAYIGCSGYIEIGDNVMMSPRVSIYSENHNFDDTESPMIEQGVTRSFAKIEDDCWIASNSIILAGVTVGKGSVVAAGSVVTKDVPPYSIVGGNPAKLLKTRFEQKSAGKTANDQ
- a CDS encoding glycosyltransferase family 2 protein, whose translation is MGKATPSVAIIVLNWNGYGHTKNCLKSLQVAEMEDAEVIVVDNASEDGSAARLQAEFPQHTYLLNDQNLGFTGGNNVAIKHALERNIPYIMLLNNDTEVVPGFLTYLMDELKGNAKLAAVQPLMYYLHDREKVWNAGGRYHRWTGGSTSITQKQALSSPYPTDWITGCCILARAEVIREVGLLNEHYFAYFEDVDWSLRMRKHGYGLAVVPAAVIYHEAGASSKAKKKGKEGVLSPKVHYLNTRNQLFQLRNHVRFPHGLVAWPVQLAKLALYALYFLVRRRMEKLRALGKGLSDGLSLKC
- a CDS encoding DinB family protein, producing the protein MENNKLVIETIKHAVFRLEENNAKIVSCLEWLSEDEVWEKPNEASNSMGNLVLHLCGNLTQYLLSALGKRKDERDRDAEFSASKIMNKQALIEKLTATVGQCVDLLQSLDQNSLETKYTVQGYHYSGVGNVIHAVEHFAYHTGQIAFWTKILRRKDLGFYAGMNLNKKNEG
- a CDS encoding glycosyltransferase; protein product: MQNKPLHVAIFGAKGYPYVYGGYDTMVKELCERLVKKNVRVTVYCHRSLFKERPPQVNGIDLVYMPAIESKSFTQLTHSFFCMIHACFSSADVIFVVNSGNGPFGLISRMMRKPTAINVDGLEWLRPKWKGIGGKYFYWASKMATKFYDQLINDSDEMQRVYQELFQAPSKVIAYGSNPGLQADPALIQKWQLEKEGYYLIVGRLIPDNNADLIIEGFTKSASKRKLVVVGDVPYKDEFAERLKNIPDDRLLFTGYVKDQQELAALYRNCYAYFHGHEYGGTNPAMLKALGYDCAILALDTPFNQEMLQQGKHGWYFQKDTEDIVAVVEKAESSPEAMLQLRQTSRQGLTQKYDWDHVTEQYLEVFRQLAGR
- a CDS encoding glycosyltransferase family 4 protein; amino-acid sequence: MINKKTALILHSSSDLYGASRCVFRTVDALEASGFQSIVVLSDEGPLAAMLREKGTAVSIVKLGIMRRKYMNPKGLLNRLKCLYKANGALSKLIKKENVSLVYSNTAAVWIGAWLAKKKRLRHIWHIHEIIVTPTWFKKFIEKYVTYTGDLALCVSQAVIENMKPNVPAYMMKLVYNGIDYLPFKEAHYDLKAELGIAKDTILIGMIARVHFWKGQPYFLDVAKALAARHDHLHFVMVGDAFEGYEYLYDEINAKVEANGLTDKVSNLGYRTDIPKIMSGLDIFMLPSVLPDPLPTTVLEAMAAAKPVIATAHGGATEMVIDGETGYLVPWDEAEKASLAFDELIESPSKRHSMGQAGQERVIEHFSIEAYKENMGKVFREVMNVKNQE
- a CDS encoding glycosyltransferase family 4 protein, which gives rise to MKKRILIDIYYLHVAQTGIRTYTESLIEATERSGKDGPFDYIISPKYSSLKSSTFFKGKTPKWKNLLFQLLYFLRKAVVLPILTYWHRSDMVFSPDILSPLWARGVKVSVLHDAFFWENPDHYNPHWRKYFLGLLSFSLRTNAEVVTITEYSKKQLQHYLDLPKLPIHVVYPATNVAAKPESNVPSPLASPYFLHVGVMEKRKNLVTLIQAFDHFRKAGGYPDFKLVLVGQRGPRRDLDDYENVLQEIDRLALKEQVILPGFVSREVLESYYHHASAYVFPSCSEGFGMPVLEAFSYQLPVIISRQGALMEVGGDAVIYPRDHSADAFAEVMRRVVQDVPLRTSLIEKGNKRLASFGGQRFLDDLEKCFLRML
- a CDS encoding metal-dependent phosphoesterase PHP family; translated protein: MQNLTLVSCLLLLTFSCKQQRTDAPEKQWYKGNLHTHSYWSDGDDYPEMIMDWYKSHDYDFIVLSDHNVLAKGEKWKRIPKSPVHEGAFEKYLEQFGEAWVEHREDSAGRTEVRLKTLEEYRPLFEEEGKFLIIQSEEISDSFEQKPLHMNVTNIQQKIEPQGGTSVADVLQRNLDKVKAQRTETGVSMFLHINHPNFVWAISPEDIIQLEGERFFEVYNGHPLVHNYGDSLRPSMEALWDKVQVAYRQDGKPLLYGLAVDDAHNYHVFNEKSSNPGRGWVMVKAKDLSAAALIEAMEAGEFYASTGVTLDAVQFDGQQLEVRVAAEEGIAYTIQFFGTKKTTPEKYGMLLHEVKGTRGTYKLQEDDLYVRAKVISSKPKQNPYQIGDKEVAWTQPVVKR